One Phalacrocorax aristotelis unplaced genomic scaffold, bGulAri2.1 scaffold_168, whole genome shotgun sequence genomic region harbors:
- the LOC142051073 gene encoding protein maestro-like: MSLGFLFASPHHEALELVLSRCMEKRWLLLLQRQGAWAFLENPRAHADGVCLLTSVLLRNQLVSRGVIWALSQWLNSRSDNLQLTATAFFAELMKDPPMMEKKFLESVLGVLVERSQHGISAVRQMAARGLGNAVRRAPEEVRRHKEAILEALQRGLRDTTCPEVAAESMLALAEVVRKLKAEGLGSAFKDVARSTKMFFEAEPEVLRSSAFSLYAALASSASGKRSFFAREVAETWVSLLLHLRDPDPEVSNARAPTSHLQSRSKP, translated from the exons ATGTCTTTGGGCTTTCTTTTTGCCAGCCCTCACCATGAGGCTCTAGAGCTGGTGCTGAGCAGATGCATGGAGAagaggtggctgctgctgctacagaGGCAGGGAGCGTGGGCGTTTCTCGAAAACCCGCGGGCTCATGCCGATGGTGTGTGCCTCCTGACGAG CGTCCTGCTTCGCAACCAGCTCGTCTCAAGGGGAGTGATATGGGCCCTTTCCCAGTGGCTGAACTCCCGCTCGGATAACCTGCAGCTCACGGCAACGGCTTTCTTTGCTGAG CTGATGAAGGACCCCCCGATGATGGAGAAGAAGTTCCTGGAGAGTGTCCTAGGCGTCTTGGTGGAGAGATCACAGCACGGAATCAGCGCTGTGCGGCAGATGGCAGCGAGAGGCCTGGGCAATGCAGTCAGGAGAGCACCCGAGGAG GTGCGAAGGCACAAGGAGGCCATTCTGGAGGCGCTGCAGAGGGGCCTGAGGGACACCACCTGTCCCGAGGTGGCTGCTGAGAGCATGCTGGCGCTGGCTGAGGTGGTGAGGAAGCTGAAGGCAGAGGGCTTGGGGTCTGCCTTCAAAGACGTCGCCAGGTCCACCAAGATGTTCTTTGAGGCT GAGCCAGAGGTCCTTCGCTCCTCGGCCTTCAGCCTCTACGCCGCCCTGGCCTCCTCCGCCTCAGGGAAGAGATCATTCTTCGCCAGGGAAGTGGCGGAAACCTGGGTCAGCCTTCTCTTGCACCTCCGGGATCCTGACCCTGAAGTCTCCAATGCAAGAGCCCCCACATCTCATTTGCAAAGCCGTAGCAAGCCGTAG